Part of the Lentisphaerota bacterium genome is shown below.
GACCAGGCGTTTTGCAAGAGCCTTCATGCTCAACGCGGCCTCCTGCGCGACGGTTGCGACGATTCCTGCCGCCGCGGATTCCACGACAGCTCGGCCAGCGGAATGGAGACCACCCGCCGCACCGGAACAGGATCGGATTCGGGGGTCGGGCCGTCCAGATAGAGCGTGACCTCGACCGCACGGGGCAACCGGTTGGTCTGATCGGCGGTCTCCCACGTGTCGAGCCACTTCAGCTCGCCGGTGAGGTCATCCTCCTCCTGGGCGGGATCGAGCATGCGGAAGTTCATGCCGCGCACATGCGGCGACAGGACCACAAACGGAACCTGGGCGGGGTCAAAATCGTCGGACTGCAAATCGACCCGCCAGGCGCGCACGGAAAACCCGCCGTCGGAGGGCTCGGAGTCGGCGGCCGTGTTGTCCTGAACGGCGATTTCAACCCGGTGCGGGATGTCGGCATAATCGGCATCAGCGCCGACCAGAGCCGATCCGAGTTTGACCCAGGTGAGGACGTCCCGCGCTGAGTCATCCTGGCCATTGTCTTCGAGCCTCATCCCATAGTTCCCCTCCACCTTACCGGTGTCGGGATAGTACGC
Proteins encoded:
- a CDS encoding prepilin-type N-terminal cleavage/methylation domain-containing protein; translated protein: MSPTTACMSFAPGSVGTRTRKSLYGMSGRKRNNAFTLLEMILAVSVLSVITLVSFYCFNAAVRSWIAGTGYINGITHADYILEQVAMGLRSAYYPDTGKVEGNYGMRLEDNGQDDSARDVLTWVKLGSALVGADADYADIPHRVEIAVQDNTAADSEPSDGGFSVRAWRVDLQSDDFDPAQVPFVVLSPHVRGMNFRMLDPAQEEDDLTGELKWLDTWETADQTNRLPRAVEVTLYLDGPTPESDPVPVRRVVSIPLAELSWNPRRQESSQPSRRRPR